AAattcccagccccttccttccACCCCCAGGGCCTGGGTCCCTGACATCCAGCCTCTCACTCCTCACTCTGGCTCTACAGCTCCCAGGGCGAGGGTGAGGGAGTGCTCCAGCACATCAGGCTTGTGTTGCATATAAAAACAAAGGGATGCTCTAAGTCTCTAAGAATATTGGTCCCCTGAAGTGATTCTCACTGTCTCCCTGACCCTCCCCACGGACACGTCGCACCGGGCCCCTGGCAAGCCCGGCATACATGGAAACTATCACTGCCAGGTGTGGATTCTAGACAAAAATCCTAGAACTCTTCTTGCTAGAAATCACCGATACAATCCTTAGTTCAGCAGATATAGTTTTCCGTATAGTTTATAAACAGGAGAAGACATACAGCTTGGTAAGGGGGAGGGGGATCCTGTGCATTTGTGTGTATATAATATGTAGaatgtgtgtgaatatatataagAGTGGACATAGTTATAAAACTGCACCTTCTGTGAGAACTTCGCTCCACCTGAAGTTCCACATTTCAGCCTCTGGTGATCTTTCCTTTGGTAATTGGTTCTTGGAGCCCAGCAGTTGGGCCTGGGGCTGCCAGGGTTGCCTGAGACATCAGGAATGAGAGGCCTTACCCCTGAGGGAGGGACTGAAGGTGGCACATGGTTGGATTCAGGGTGGGTTGACTGAGTGGCAAGGGCCCAAAGGCCACCTGCTCATGTGCACCCAGATGGCTGAAAGACCCGGCCTGTTGGGTGGGCCTCGTCTCTTCCTCTATGAGTCCTGATTCCTCCAGGAATGGCAGGGGCTCCTGAGGCCTCTCCAGGATTCCACAGACCCCAGCTCTTGCAGGGAACTGTCCCATTGCAGCCAGTGAAGGACTCATTTTGCAAACCTTTAACCACCTTGCTGGCTTGGTGTTGTCCTTGGGGCCTGGCAGGGGCTGGCCGGGACGGCTTGGTGAGATACGCGGATCCCATCAGCTTGGGGCTGTACACTTTGGGTTGACAATCCACTGGGCAGAACCCAGATGACAGCCAAAGCCTCTACCAGCCTTTGCATGAAACCCAGCAGATCCTCCacttgttaaataaaaaaggaaaaaaaaaaaaaaaaaaggaagaaaggaattcaGTTCCTTGGTGGACTTGTGGCAGTGCTGGGTGTTGGCGTCCTGGGTCCTCAGCGGAGAGTGACCGCCAGCCCCAGAATCCAGATCAGGAGCGAGGTCCCAAGAGACGTGCCAGAGGAGGCCTGCTGCACCCCACTGGGGGTGCGCATAGGGGTCCTGCGGGCACACTTGCCCTTCCTCTTGGGCCGTGTCGTGGGCATGATGTCAAAGCTGAACTTGGGCTGGTAGTCAGGCGCATAGTCCTGCAGCTCATGGGCCTCCTTCCCGCCACCCGCCTTTGAGATCTGGTTGCGATTCCTGTGGCTGGTGCAGTTCTTGCCCAGCTTCCTGTGGCCTGGCCGGGAGCCAGGCAGGTGGCCGTGTGGGTGGCCCTTGTCCCTGGCGGAACCGTGGGAAGGGTGGTGCTCCTTGTGGGCACCCCTGTCGGAGGTGGTGAGAGTGTGCGACTTGATCTGGTGCGGGGACGCCGGCCCGGTGCAGTTCCGGAAGTCCTCGGCCCTCAGCAGCTTCAGGTCCTGGCCGTGTCTCAGCTCAGGCGTGGCACAGGGGACTGCAGAGCTGGAGCCTCGGAATCTCCGCAGCCATTCCCACAGCGAGCGCGCCCGGCAGCCGCAGTCCCAGGCGTTCCCGTTGAGGCGGAGGAACTCCAGGGCCCCCAGCGGAGCCAGGCAGTCGCCCGGCAGCTCTGACAGGCTGTTGTTGAAGAGGAAGAGGGTGGTGAGCCTGTGGAGGTCATGGAACGCCTTGTGGTGGACCCACTGCAGCTGGTTCTCGTGCAGCAGCAGCCTGTCCAGGTTCACCAGGCCCCGGAAGGTGTTTTGGCCCAGGCTCCACAGCTTGTTGCCATGGAGGAACAGGTGGCTGAGGTTGACCAGGTCCACAAAGATGTCATCCTGGAGGTGTTCAATGTGATTGTCCTGCAGGTAGAGGTACTGCAGGCTGTGCAGGCCGCCAAAGATGCCGGCGGGCAGGGTGCTAAGCCCGCACTTGTAGAGGTAGAGGGCATGGAGCTTCACCAGGCCCTGGAAGGTCTCGGGCGCCAGCGTCCGAAGCTGCCGGTTGTCACCCAGATCCAGCTCCTCCAGGTGCACGAAGCCCTCGAAGGTGCTGGGGTCAATGAAGGTGATGTTGTTGGAGTAGATCCACAGAGTGACCATGGCGGGGCTGAAGTGGCCATGCTGGAGGAAGGTGATGCGGTTGTTCTGCAGGAAGATGCGCTCGCTGTCCACCGGGATGCCCTCGGGGATGGCAGGGATGTTGTGGCCCTGGCAGCTGACCGTCATAGGGGCCGGGTAGCACACGCAGTCCCGGGGGCAGCCGCCGCCCAGGGGCAGCTCCCcagccagcagcagcagcagcagttccACACAGTACCCTGGCAGGGAGAGAGCACAGCCAGGTCAGGGGCTGCCCAGGAGGCAGAAAATAGGGTGAggggtgtggggctgggggcatCTGACCCTGCTCAGCCTGCTGGGGTTTCTGTCCCTAGCCTGGACTGTGAGCTGAATTTAGGGTGAAGGTTCAGATCTCCCTGACACTCTTCAGCCCCACCCCTAGCCCTCCTAGCCCAGTGGGGTGGGGACCACAAATCGCAGATGCGGCATCTCATCCTTAGTTCTGGTCCCAGCTCTACCACTCGCCTGCCACTGTCTGAATGAACATAAAGTAATGACTCTTGGGAACAGATAGTGGTGCCTACCACTATTCCAGTGAAGTCAATCGCGTCTCACATGGAGTTCTGAGGAgtctatttatttaaattattcccAAGAACAAGCGAGGCATGCAGGCGTGAACCAAAGCTCACCGAGAAAGACACCTCATTTACAGGCCATGCCCATCCTCTACggtatgcttctctctctctctctctctctctctcatttcttctttctttccttccttttttctttcctcccttcctccctttccccctttctttctattttgaccTATTGTGACCCTGGAGGTGACACTGTAGATAAAGCCCTGAACTGTCAAGCTtgcagtcccaagttcagtctccagcagcacatgtatcagagttgtAATCTggttcttttcccctctcccttcctatctttctcattaataaataaataatcttaaaaaacttAAATGTGGGGGgtagggttcatgtcctggaacatgacggcagacgaggacctagtgggggttgtattgttatgtagaaatgttatacatggggaatcaggcagcagcacagcaggttgagtgcaggtggcacaaagtgcaaggaccggcagaaggatcccgggttcgagtccccagctccccacctgcaggggagtcacttcacaagcagtgaagcaggtctgcaggtgtttatctttctctccccctctctgtcctcccctcctcgctccatttctctctgttctatccaacaacgacaacatcaatcacaacaacaataataactacaacaataaaacaacaagggcaacaaaaagaaataaactttttaaaaaattttttaattaattttatttttgagagagatgtagagagagacacacacagagaaacaccagagcactgctcagctctggcttatggtggtgcaggggattgaacctgggacttaggagcctcaggcatgagagtctgtttgcataaccattatactgtctcccttgcccggaaataaactttttttaaaaaaagaaatgttatacatgtataaactattgtattttactgtcgactgtaaactattaatcccccaataaagaaaaaaaatcttaaatgtgtatattttttaattaaaaaaagaaagcaaaactagttttttaaaaaagatatgttATTTCTTTCATGAGAGGTAGgtagatggaaggagagagaaagggagggggagagggagagaaccagagcatcactctggcatatgaagtgccagggattgaacttaggaccgcatgcttgcaaatccaacactttacccattgCGCCACTCCTGATTCACCACCCATGTTTTTAAACAGCAATAGCTGTCCCTTACAGAGTGGTGAGGATGTAATGAGAGAATACATGCATGTGAAGGGCCGTAGACTGGCCATGACTGATGGGCTACAAGGCCCACAAAGCCGTTAGCTGGAGGCTGTCCCCCATTCCAGCCCACCTTctgtcctgctccctcccccagCCTCACTCTATTTTCTGAGCTGCGGCGGCAAACCAGTCCTTGCCTTGTGACTGTCCGGAGTATTTCCTCTGTCGCTTTCCTCTAATTGGGCATTAATTAGGCATTCGTTAATGGAtccttaaaataatttattttcggATGTGTCCAGCCTGTGGTCTGATAATAGCCCCATGCTCATTATCGGAGTAGTCTCATTATGGACCATCGTCATTACCTGCCTTTTTCCAGGGTCATAGCCATCCCTGGTGGCCTGGTAGGCACGTCAGTGTGGGGGGCACAGGCTCTAAGCCTggaggctcccaacctgcaggccgAGTGGGTTGGCCACCTGCCCCTTCCCTTCTAGCCTGGTACCCTatcctcttgtgtgtgtgtgtgtatgggggggtgcTATTTGGGCTGAGTCCTCCTGCTACTGGTTATGCATGATGATATGTAGCCTGAGAACCAACACTCTTGGGCCGGCCCTGCTCTCAGGTTAGCCTGCTACCCCAACCACCAGGCTCTAGGCCAAGAAGGTCTTGCCACCCCCTTGTTCATGGCAGAAACTGCATGGTAAATAAGTGACGGCTCCCAGCTGTTGGGAGTTATGGGCTCCCAGAGAGTGGCAGCTGCTTCCCATCCCTCTGTAATCACCCGGCTTCGACTGAACGTCTCCAACACATAAAAATCATCGCACATAATTTGGTTTTTGCATAATTGGGTTGGGTTGTGATTTCAGAGCAATTATGACCTCCATGGTGGTGGCAGGAGCAGCAGTGCAGCTGTGAGGACCCTTTCTGGGTCAGGCCTCATTCTGCAGCCCCCACAAGTGCTTGCAGTCATTCAGTCACCAGATggcctgaggcctcaggttccccTTCCGTAACCCAAGGTGGGGGCTCTGGTCTGCCCTCCAGTACAGAACTTTGAAGGTATAGGAGGCTGAACCCCAAACCCCCGCTGACTCTGAGAATCTTCCCCCTGTCCCTAGTCTTCCACACACAGAGCTGCGAAGAGGCCCAGCCCTGGCtcactctctttcctctctctcagcCAGCACCCCTCATCCCTGCCCGGCCTGCTACCTTCCAGGAACCCTGCCTTCGGGGAGGCAGCCTGAACCCTCCCGCTGAGAGGGAGCCCAGGGCACCCCTCCAAGTTCAAGGCTGTCCATAGCTCTGTGCTCACTGTGCTGGAGATGACAAGGCCAGGGCCATGCACCTGCACTGTGGTCACACCAGGTCCCCCAGGGGGTCCTACCCAAACAACAACTCCTTCCCTGAAGCTCACTAGGGAAGGGGGTCAGAGAGTTGTGGCCGGCTCAGTGTTAATTCCACTTGGCATTTGTGCAGCTTATGGAGTTGACAAAGTGCTTCTGCTGACATTCCTCTGAGCCTCAGAACTACCCTGTGTGGTAAAGGGCTAGAGGCAGGAGGGGGTTCTcctgcctgccctcccccacccggCCTAGGGTGGGGGAAGTTAGCCCTTCTGATTTCTGCTGTGACACCCTCTCCTATGGCCCTGAAATGAGGTTTTTTGAAATGGTCCCCAGGGAAGCTGAGGAGGGGGATGGAGACCCCTGCACAACCCCCCCAGGCATGAAGCAGGCACCCTTAGGGGAAATCAGACGATATCTCAGTTTGGCAGCCCCAAATCTATGCATGGGTTTAACAGTTGGTGTGTGAACACACTTTGGCAGGAGAGAGGATCTACTAGCAGGAGACATGGTGCCATTCttcttaatgatttatttatctgtttatttttatttactgggtagagacagaaaaatcaagagggaaagaggagacagagaatgagacagagaagacacctacagcactgcttcactgttcacaaagttttccccctgcaggtgtggaattgtccttgtgctttgtaacatgtgtgctcaaccaggtgtgccactgcttggcccccatggAGCCCTTATTCTAAGAGTCCCCAAAGTTGGCAGGAACTGCTCCCCAGATGCTGGGGACCTAGATAAGGAAGCTGCTTTTGCAGTTCCTCCTGCCCTGCACATCACAGGCACTGTGATCTCAGTAGGTCTCAGTCAAGTCTGCATCTCCACCTCAAAGGGTCTttgtcttgggggccaggtggtggtgcacctggataagcacacacatcacagtgtgcaaggactcaggttcaagcctctggtctccacctgtatgggagaaaagctttgcaagtagtgaagcaggcctacaagtgtctctctgtctctttccctctctatctcttcctcccttctcaatttctctttatctttattcaataataaaaacaaaaagactctATATCTCCACCATGTCCAAGGCCCTGTGCCAGCCATCCTACCACCCCCATCCACCTCCAGTACCCCTCAACCAGCCCAGAGGGTGCTGCTAACCTGGATCATCACCTGCCGAGTTCCATCCCAGGGAGGCTGGCACTGTGCTGCCTCAGCTCCGGAGCCCCCTCTGTGGCCTGTGGGAGCCCCAGCCTGCTGATTGCTGATTAATGTGCTCACAGTGAGGCTGCTGCCTTTGCTGTGCATTTTAAGATTGCAAATTAGCAGACAGCGAAGTCTCTGCTACTCCTGAACCTCCTGCTCACCCACTGCTGGCTCGGCAGCCTCAttcatccctccctccattcacAGCTGGAGTCCTGGAGCAGCCAGAGTAGTGAGGGGCCTGGGAGTGAGCCCTGTAGGTCCACGTGGGCTCACAAGATGGTGGGGAGGGGGTAGTCCACCACCAGGCAGTCTGGTTAGGTCCTGGAGCAGGCCACTAGGAGTTATATGTATGGGCCAGGGTTGGGAAGGGGAGCTCACAGAAGGTCCCCACCAGCCCTGTGGTGCCCACTGCATGAAGTCCCCAGAACCCCTGCCGGTGTGTAGGATTCACATCAGGGGAAAACTGGTGGTGTTTTCATGTTCTCCTTCCTGCAGACACCCGACCTCTCCTATGCTGGGCAGGGATGAGCAGTCCAAGCACGGGCAGGCAGCTTACCCAATCCACTCGGCTTCCAAATGGCCCTACCAGCATCAAATGTGATGAGATGGGTGGGAGGGTGTCGCAGGCAACGAGCACAGTGAACACAAGGGCACTGAGGTGAGTGTGCCCTCATCTCGCCTTGGCCCCCACTTTCAACCTCTAAGCAGCCAGAGCTTCTGAGAAGGCTATAATGGCAGAGCATCTGGATGGAGGAAGTAAGACCCAAGGTTGTAGAAAGCAGAGAGCTCCCCATGGGATcagctcttcttctagcgtttgccagaccAGCACTGATAGGGCCCAGCTCCAGACCCAGGTCAGCTGGTCAGTGTGGCAGGGGCCCTGCAGCTCCCTTGGAAACTCACCCAGACCAGTCCTGAGTGTGCATCTGAACATGGCATCCTCTGCTCTCATAGGGCCTGACTCATTTCGCAAGGGAGACCAGTAGGCACACACAGGAGGCAGCTGGTCAggacttgcaggtagggagcagggcaaTGGAGTAGACACTGCCTAACAGTCCAAATCCAGGAGTTTCACACTGCACAGGCTTAGTGGGCAGCCTCAGCTTAGGGCTGGGACCTCATTCCACCTGGGGTCTGACACTTGCCAGCTCCCAAGGGGCTGCCCCTCCCTACACTCATGCAGACAGAGCCTGATGGACTGACAGGCA
Above is a window of Erinaceus europaeus chromosome 12, mEriEur2.1, whole genome shotgun sequence DNA encoding:
- the RTN4RL1 gene encoding reticulon-4 receptor-like 1 isoform X2, with product MLRKGYCVELLLLLLAGELPLGGGCPRDCVCYPAPMTVSCQGHNIPAIPEGIPVDSERIFLQNNRITFLQHGHFSPAMVTLWIYSNNITFIDPSTFEGFVHLEELDLGDNRQLRTLAPETFQGLVKLHALYLYKCGLSTLPAGIFGGLHSLQYLYLQDNHIEHLQDDIFVDLVNLSHLFLHGNKLWSLGQNTFRGLVNLDRLLLHENQLQWVHHKAFHDLHRLTTLFLFNNSLSELPGDCLAPLGALEFLRLNGNAWDCGCRARSLWEWLRRFRGSSSAVPCATPELRHGQDLKLLRAEDFRNCTGPASPHQIKSHTLTTSDRGAHKEHHPSHGSARDKGHPHGHLPGSRPGHRKLGKNCTSHRNRNQISKAGGGKEAHELQDYAPDYQPKFSFDIMPTTRPKRKGKCARRTPMRTPSGVQQASSGTSLGTSLLIWILGLAVTLR
- the RTN4RL1 gene encoding reticulon-4 receptor-like 1 isoform X1: MRAEDAMFRCTLRTGLGYCVELLLLLLAGELPLGGGCPRDCVCYPAPMTVSCQGHNIPAIPEGIPVDSERIFLQNNRITFLQHGHFSPAMVTLWIYSNNITFIDPSTFEGFVHLEELDLGDNRQLRTLAPETFQGLVKLHALYLYKCGLSTLPAGIFGGLHSLQYLYLQDNHIEHLQDDIFVDLVNLSHLFLHGNKLWSLGQNTFRGLVNLDRLLLHENQLQWVHHKAFHDLHRLTTLFLFNNSLSELPGDCLAPLGALEFLRLNGNAWDCGCRARSLWEWLRRFRGSSSAVPCATPELRHGQDLKLLRAEDFRNCTGPASPHQIKSHTLTTSDRGAHKEHHPSHGSARDKGHPHGHLPGSRPGHRKLGKNCTSHRNRNQISKAGGGKEAHELQDYAPDYQPKFSFDIMPTTRPKRKGKCARRTPMRTPSGVQQASSGTSLGTSLLIWILGLAVTLR